The DNA sequence CCACGCGCCCGGCTTTGGAGGCGGAGATCACTTTGTAAGCGATGATCAAAACAATGGCCCCTCCCAGGATGATCAGGATTTGCCCGGAAATGAAGTCGGAGACGCCGATCACGAATTGCGTCAAGGGCGGGAGCGGCTTGCCCTTGAGCATGTCCGCGAAGATGGCCTCGAATTTGGGCACGATGTAGACCATCAGGAAAATCATGATGGAGACGGCGATGAACATCACGATGAGCGGGTAGGTCATCGCGGAGACGATCTTGTTCTTGAGCTTTTGGGCCTTTTCTTGGTATTCGGCCAAGCGTTGGAGGACGATTTCGAGCACCCCGCCCAGTTCCCCCGCCTTGACCATATTGACGTAGAGCTTGTTGAAGGCGCGTGGGTGTTGCGAGAGACTTTCAGAGAAGGTCCCGCCCGATTGGACGGAGTCCGCCAAGGTGTTGATGGTTCCCTTGAGGGCGGGGTCCTTTTCCTGTTTGCCCAGAACGGTCAGGCTGCGCAGCAGAGGGAGGCCCGAGTCGATGAGAGTCGCCAACTGGCGGGTGAAGAGCATGAGGGTCTTGCTCTTGATTTTGCCGCCGCCGGAGACCTTGCTCTTTTTCTTCTTGGCCGTTTTCTTGCCTACGCCGAGCGAGCCCTTCCCAGCCGTGATGACCTTGGTGGGGTAGAGATTGAGTTTCTTGATCTCGGCAATGGCGGCGGCCTCGGACCCGGCTTGCAAGGTGCCGCTGGTCTGTTCGCCTTTCGCGTCGATGGCGAGGTATTCGAAGTTTGGCATGATGGGAGTTTGCTAAGGGGGGATGGAAAAGTGAGCGGGAAGTCGCCAGCGAGAACGCTCGGAAGGCTTTCGCCGGGATCAAGTGTATTTTAGGACTTCTTCGATGGTGGTGTTCCCTTCGTAAATGTTGGCCAAGCCGTCCTCCCGCAGGGTCCGCATGCCGAGTTCGATGGCCTTTTGGCGGATGACGATGGTGGGGGCCCGCTGCACGATGAGGTCGCTGATCTCGTCATTGACGTCGAGCAGTTCGTAGAGGCCGCGGCGCCCGCGGTAGCCGGAGTTGCCGCATTTCTCGCAGCCCTTGCCGGTGTAGAAATCCTTGTCTCCCAATTCGTGGGCCGAGAGCCCCAACTGGGCCAGGACGGCTTCGCTCGGCTCGTAGGAGACCTTGCAGTCCGGACAAATGGTCCGCAGGAGTCGTTGCCCGAGCACCCCTTCCAAGGTGGCCGCCACCAAGAACGGTTCGCAGCCCATGTCGATCAAGCGAGTGATGGCCCCGGCTGCGTCATTCGTGTGGAGGGTGGAGAGGACGAGGTGGCCGGTGAGGGAGGCTTGGATGGCGATTTGAGCCGTTTCCAAGTCCCGCATTTCTCCCACCATGATGCGATCCGGGTCCTGGCGAAGGAAGGCCCGCAGGACGCGGCTGAAGTTGAGTCCGATGCCATCATTGACCGGCACTTGGATGATGCCGTCGATGTCATACTCGACCGGGTCTTCGGCTGTCAGGAGCTTGTGATCGATGGTGTTGATCCGCCGGAGGGCGGCGTAGAGCGTGGTGGTCTTGCCGGCTCCGGTGGGCCCAGTGACGATGAAAATCCCGTTCGGCTTTTCGATGGTGTCGCAGATGTAGTGGTGGACGTCTTGCGGGAGCTTGAGGGCGTCCAGGTCCAGGTTGACGGCCGAGCGATCGAGCACCCGCAGGACAACGCTTTCGCCGTGTTGGGTCGGCAAGGTGGAGACCCGGAGATCGACCGGCTTGCCGTTGATGCTTTTTTCGATCCGACCGTCCTGAGGAATCCGGCGTTCGGCGATGTTGAGGTTGGCCATGACCTTGACCCGGGAGATGACCGAGAGGGCCAAATGCCGGGGAGGGGGCGCCATTTCGTAAAGCGCGCCATCGACGCGGTAACGGATTTTGAAGTCCTCTTCGAAGGGTTCGAAGTGAATGTCGGAGGCTTTTTCCCGGATGGCCTGCAAGAGCACCAGGTCCACGAAGCGCACGATGGGGGCCGAGTTGGCCTCCTGCTCCAGGTCTTCGTCGCTGCTCGGGGCGTTGAGATCCCCCAGGAGTTCGCTCACCCCGCTGGTGCCGCTGCCGTAGTGTTCGCCGATCAGGGCGTCCACTTGGGTGGCGTCGGCCACCACCACCACGATTTCTTTGCCCAGCGCGAAGCGGAGATCCTCGACGTTTTGGGGATTGAAGGGGTCGACGAAAGCCACGTGGAGTCCATCTTCCGCCGCATTGATGGGAAAGGCTCCGTGCAGGCGGGCCATCCCGGCCGGGATCATTTCCACCAGCTCGGCAGGGGGGACGTAGCCATCCAAGTCGACGAATTCCGCTCCCAGATCCTGCGCCAAGACGGCGTAGATTTGATTCTTTTCTTCGATGACCCCGAAGTTCTTCAGGATCTCGTCGATTTCCTTGCTGCCATGGCTGGCTTCTTCCGAGATGGAGCCAGCGAGTTCTTCGTCGAGATACCCCCGCTGTTTGAAAAGATCGATTACGTAGTCTGGTTGCATCGGCAGGGGGGGCTTAGGTGTCCATGGTCACGCGCAGCACTTCGGAGGCGCGGGTGGCCCCGGCCAGCACTTTGCGCACGCCGTCTTCCCGGAGGGTGCGCATGCCAAGCTCGCGGGCGCGTCGACGGAGATTGGGGGTGGAGGCCCCTTCGTTGATGAGGTGATTGATCTCATCATCCAGCTCAAAGATCTCAAAGAGCCCCAAGCGGCCCCGGCAGCCCGTCTGGCGACAGCGGGCGCAGCCCCGTCCGATGCGGATCTGGGCGTCGGCCAGTTGCGAGGGGTCGAGCTGGAGGGTGCGGATTTCTTGTTCGGTCAGCTGGGAGTCTTCCGTGCAATCCTTGCAGTTTTTCCGCACCAGACGCTGGGCCAAGACGGCCCGGACCGCGCTCGAAATCAGGAAGGGCTTGACCCCGATGTCATCCAAACGGGCCACGGCCGAGGGCGCATCATTGGTGTGCAGGGTGCTGAAGACGAGGTGCCCAGTGAGCGCGGCATTGATGGCGATCTGGGCTGTCTCCAAGTCCCGGATTTCCCCGATCATGATGATGTTCGGGGCTTGCCGGAGGATGGCTCGCAGGGCGGCGGCGAAGGTCATGCCGACGCTTTCCTTGACCATGACTTGGTTGATGCCGGGCATTTCATACTCGACTGGGTCCTCCACCGTGATGATCTTGCGATCCGGCTTGTTCATGTAGTTGAGACAAGCGTAGAGGGTGGTGGTCTTGCCGGAGCCGGTCGGCCCGGTCACCAAGAGGATGCCGTCGGGCAGGGCGATCAGTTTTTCAAAGGTGTCTTGGTCGTCTGAAAAGAAGCCCAACTCTGGCAAGCCCAGGAGGAGCGCGGTCTTGTCGAGAATCCGCATTACGATGCTTTCGCCATGGTTGGTGGGCACGGTCGAGACCCGCAGGTCGACGTCGCGGTCCCCCAACTTCATCTGGATGCGGCCGTCCTGCGGGAGGCGCTTTTCGGCGATGCTCATGGTGCCCGTCATGATCTTGATCCGGCTGATGACTGCCGGCACCAGTTTGCGCGGATGATTGGCTACCTCGTGGAGAGCCCCGTCCAGGCGATAGCGGATGCGCAGGGATTCCTCCAGTGGCTCGATGTGGATGTCCGAGCCCTTGGCCTTGAAGGCGTCCAACAGGATTTGCGTGACCAGCTTGATGACGGGGGCGTCCGCATCATCGGCCGAACCTTCGCCCCCGAGGCCACCGATGGACGCCTGCGCCTCTTCCAGCTCGCCGTAGGTTTCCGCGATGAAGCGTTTGACGGCCGAGTAGTCGGCGCAAACCAGGTCGACCGGCACGGAGGAGACGTGGGGCAGACTGTCGATGGTTTCAAAGTTGAGCGGATCGGCCACCGCCACCTTGAGGGCGCCGGCGTCGAAGCCGAGAGGCACGGCCAGGTAGCGCTTGGCCGCGTCTTTGGACAAGTATTGCTCCAACTCCTGATCCGGCATGAGGCCGTCCAGATCGAGGTAGTCCATGCTGGCATTGACGGCGCAGGTCTTGGCGATGTCTTGTTCGCTGACCTTGTTCTGTTTGAGCAGGCCTTCGATGATGGTTTCGCTCTGCCCGAGCTGGGAGCGCGCTTCCTCCACTTCGGGGGCCCCGAGGTAGCCTGCTTCTTGCAGCAATTCGACAAGGGTTTCTGGATCGCTATACACGGGGGTTTCCGTTTGGGGGGTGGTGACTGACGGCGGTGGGCGAGGCGGACCGATAGTAAGGGATCTCCCCGAATGAATGTCAACGTCGGGACGTGCAAATGGCGGAAAAACCCGGGTTTTCCGCCTTTTCGACCGTGGGAGAGTCCGCCAAGTCGGCTCAGTCCTCGTCGGAAGGACGAAGGATTCGCAAAATCGTCTCGCCTGGCCGCCGCAAGTGGAGCCGATCTCGAGCGATGATTTCGAGGTATTCCCGGTCGTGGCGAACCAAGGCTAGTTGGCGCTCTACCAGATCACGTTCCCGCTCCACTTGCGCCAACTGCCGCTCGCGTTCGGCCAGCTCTTTCTGCAAGGCCGCTTGGCGGTCCAG is a window from the Verrucomicrobiota bacterium genome containing:
- a CDS encoding ATPase, T2SS/T4P/T4SS family, yielding MYSDPETLVELLQEAGYLGAPEVEEARSQLGQSETIIEGLLKQNKVSEQDIAKTCAVNASMDYLDLDGLMPDQELEQYLSKDAAKRYLAVPLGFDAGALKVAVADPLNFETIDSLPHVSSVPVDLVCADYSAVKRFIAETYGELEEAQASIGGLGGEGSADDADAPVIKLVTQILLDAFKAKGSDIHIEPLEESLRIRYRLDGALHEVANHPRKLVPAVISRIKIMTGTMSIAEKRLPQDGRIQMKLGDRDVDLRVSTVPTNHGESIVMRILDKTALLLGLPELGFFSDDQDTFEKLIALPDGILLVTGPTGSGKTTTLYACLNYMNKPDRKIITVEDPVEYEMPGINQVMVKESVGMTFAAALRAILRQAPNIIMIGEIRDLETAQIAINAALTGHLVFSTLHTNDAPSAVARLDDIGVKPFLISSAVRAVLAQRLVRKNCKDCTEDSQLTEQEIRTLQLDPSQLADAQIRIGRGCARCRQTGCRGRLGLFEIFELDDEINHLINEGASTPNLRRRARELGMRTLREDGVRKVLAGATRASEVLRVTMDT
- a CDS encoding GspE/PulE family protein, translated to MQPDYVIDLFKQRGYLDEELAGSISEEASHGSKEIDEILKNFGVIEEKNQIYAVLAQDLGAEFVDLDGYVPPAELVEMIPAGMARLHGAFPINAAEDGLHVAFVDPFNPQNVEDLRFALGKEIVVVVADATQVDALIGEHYGSGTSGVSELLGDLNAPSSDEDLEQEANSAPIVRFVDLVLLQAIREKASDIHFEPFEEDFKIRYRVDGALYEMAPPPRHLALSVISRVKVMANLNIAERRIPQDGRIEKSINGKPVDLRVSTLPTQHGESVVLRVLDRSAVNLDLDALKLPQDVHHYICDTIEKPNGIFIVTGPTGAGKTTTLYAALRRINTIDHKLLTAEDPVEYDIDGIIQVPVNDGIGLNFSRVLRAFLRQDPDRIMVGEMRDLETAQIAIQASLTGHLVLSTLHTNDAAGAITRLIDMGCEPFLVAATLEGVLGQRLLRTICPDCKVSYEPSEAVLAQLGLSAHELGDKDFYTGKGCEKCGNSGYRGRRGLYELLDVNDEISDLIVQRAPTIVIRQKAIELGMRTLREDGLANIYEGNTTIEEVLKYT
- a CDS encoding septum formation initiator family protein, encoding MRIEQDEFRWDQSAHEPPPRQRTGLVGHAIRFVVLLIALTLLVALWALFQPQLDRQAALQKELAERERQLAQVERERDLVERQLALVRHDREYLEIIARDRLHLRRPGETILRILRPSDED
- a CDS encoding type II secretion system F family protein, whose product is MPNFEYLAIDAKGEQTSGTLQAGSEAAAIAEIKKLNLYPTKVITAGKGSLGVGKKTAKKKKSKVSGGGKIKSKTLMLFTRQLATLIDSGLPLLRSLTVLGKQEKDPALKGTINTLADSVQSGGTFSESLSQHPRAFNKLYVNMVKAGELGGVLEIVLQRLAEYQEKAQKLKNKIVSAMTYPLIVMFIAVSIMIFLMVYIVPKFEAIFADMLKGKPLPPLTQFVIGVSDFISGQILIILGGAIVLIIAYKVISASKAGRVVVDRFKLNVPLFGDLQRKSAISRFSRTLGTLVTSGVPILQALNITRETAGNVVISGAISKVHDSVKEGESIVQPLEASKVFPPIVISMVDVGEETGQLPDMLMKVADVYDDEVDNAVSALTSLLEPIMIVFLALVVGTIVLALFMPLLTIIQELGQ